One part of the Parabacteroides distasonis ATCC 8503 genome encodes these proteins:
- the rpmI gene encoding 50S ribosomal protein L35, with product MPKMKTNSGAKKRFALTGSGKIKRKHAFKSHILTKKTKKQKRNLTHTGLVASVDVSNVKQMLCMK from the coding sequence ATGCCTAAGATGAAGACTAATTCCGGTGCCAAAAAGAGGTTCGCCCTTACCGGATCAGGAAAGATCAAAAGAAAACACGCTTTTAAGAGTCATATCTTAACAAAGAAGACTAAGAAGCAAAAGAGAAATCTTACTCACACGGGTTTGGTAGCTAGTGTTGACGTAAGCAACGTAAAGCAGATGCTTTGCATGAAGTAA
- the rplT gene encoding 50S ribosomal protein L20, whose product MPRSVNHVASRAKRKRILKLTRGYYGARKNVWTVAKNTWEKGLTYAFRDRRNKKRNFRALWIQRINAAARMEGLSYSRLMGALHAAGIEINRKVLADLAVNHPEAFKAIVAKVK is encoded by the coding sequence ATGCCTAGATCAGTAAATCATGTTGCTTCAAGAGCAAAAAGAAAACGGATTTTAAAACTAACCCGCGGTTATTATGGTGCACGTAAGAACGTTTGGACCGTAGCGAAGAATACATGGGAAAAAGGTTTGACTTATGCTTTCCGCGACCGTCGTAACAAGAAACGTAATTTCCGTGCTTTGTGGATTCAGCGTATCAACGCTGCCGCTCGTATGGAAGGTTTGTCTTACTCTCGCCTAATGGGTGCTTTGCACGCTGCCGGTATCGAGATCAACCGTAAGGTTTTGGCAGACTTGGCCGTTAACCATCCGGAAGCATTCAAGGCTATCGTAGCTAAAGTAAAATAA
- a CDS encoding RNA recognition motif domain-containing protein yields MNIYIGNLSYRVRESDLQQVLEEYGIVDSVKLIVDRDTRRSKGFAFAEMPNVDEAQKAIEELNQAEYEGRQMVVKEAIPRR; encoded by the coding sequence ATGAATATTTACATTGGAAACTTGAGTTATCGAGTAAGAGAATCTGATTTGCAACAAGTATTAGAAGAGTATGGTATTGTTGATTCAGTAAAGTTAATTGTTGATCGTGATACTAGACGTTCTAAGGGTTTCGCTTTCGCTGAAATGCCTAACGTTGATGAGGCTCAAAAAGCTATCGAGGAATTAAACCAAGCTGAGTACGAAGGTCGTCAGATGGTTGTAAAAGAAGCAATTCCTAGACGTTAA